A stretch of the Musa acuminata AAA Group cultivar baxijiao chromosome BXJ2-7, Cavendish_Baxijiao_AAA, whole genome shotgun sequence genome encodes the following:
- the LOC135617176 gene encoding calmodulin-binding receptor kinase CaMRLK-like has translation MELFTFFFVHGLLLLLSRRAACACGPSDRELIALAFRSVSGFQLPPPPPAADDPGCFLRLPSRNLSGTVSWMYLRNVSALRALDLSGNALHGSVPGGFWSAPALLDVNLAANRLGGALRFEIPAGGPLLPLRSLNLSGNRFTSAAGLAALSRLEILDLSHNGLGLVPLGLDKLRMLRHLDMSYNSMRGVFSEGFPSFGARLDFLNVSYNNFTGVVQSEVVKKFGKSAFLKAGSLRFGSTAHVARSSSPTTLASHKKDTKLKRRRRVIRLGVIAGVASVVVLAAFCCVLCIVLKKRKRRKDEGKWEEKEAVAAPPEEVRWVVEAKWSAPVVLFEKPLLETTFGDLVKATSGFGKESQLAEGGRSGPAYRAVLAGDMHVVIRVVEAAREAEERDAVASFHELARLRHPNLLPLLGYCIPGEEKLALYEYMDRGDLHRWLHELPAGQPNVEDWTSDTWDQQGGEERREAAKSAVAEVGDWPTRHRIALGIARALAFLHQGWVGTTRGVIHGHLVPANVLLGNDLEPRVADFGGAAAGNSGTAEGDVYDFGILVMELITGMEGWSEEAVSWARGLVRTGHAAEAVDPRLRVAGPEDEKEVVECLRVGYLCTAPSPDKRPTMQQVVGLLKDIRPSSSSSPGGGATTSSAISSS, from the exons ATGGAGCTCTTCACCTTTTTCTTCGTGCACGGTCTTCTCCTCTTGCTTTCGCGGCGCGCCGCTTGCGCCTGCGGCCCGTCGGACCGCGAGCTCATCGCCCTCGCGTTCCGCTCTGTCTCGGGATTCCAacttccccctccccctcccgcgGCCGACGACCCCGGCTGCTTCCTCAGGCTCCCCTCGCGCAACCTCAGCGGTACCGTGTCATGGATGTACCTGCGAAACGTCTCCGCCCTCCGGGCCCTCGACCTTTCCGGGAACGCCCTCCACGGCTCCGTTCCCGGCGGCTTCTGGTCCGCCCCGGCCCTTCTCGATGTAAACCTTGCTGCCAACCGCCTCGGCGGTGCTCTCCGGTTCGAAATCCCAGCCGGCGGTCCCTTGCTGCCTCTCAGATCACTCAACCTTTCTGGCAATCGGTTCACCAGCGCTGCCGGTCTCGCTGCCTTGTCCCGCTTGGAGATCCTCGACCTCTCACACAACGGTCTCGGCCTCGTGCCTCTTGGTTTGGATAAGCTCCGAATGCTGAGGCACTTGGACATGTCTTATAACTCTATGCGAGGAGTGTTCTCCGAGGGGTTTCCCTCGTTCGGCGCCAGACTCGACTTCCTAAACGTATCGTACAATAATTTCACTGGCGTCGTGCAGTCGGAGGTGGTGAAGAAATTTGGTAAGTCTGCCTTCCTTAAAGCCGGATCACTTCGTTTCGGATCTACTGCACACGTCGCCCGCTCGTCTTCTCCAACTACTCTGGCTTCACACAAGAAGGACACCAAGCTAAAGAGACGACGAAGAGTGATACGATTGGGAGTCATAGCAGGAGTGGCGTCTGTTGTGGTTTTGGCTGCGTTTTGCTGCGTCTTATGTATAGTACTGAAGAAGAGGAAAAGGCGGAAGGATGAGGGGAAGTGGGAGGAGAAGGAAGCAGTGGCGGCGCCTCCGGAGGAAGTGAGGTGGGTGGTGGAGGCGAAGTGGTCTGCGCCGGTGGTGCTGTTCGAAAAACCGTTGCTGGAGACGACATTCGGGGACTTGGTGAAGGCAACGTCGGGGTTCGGGAAGGAGTCTCAGCTGGCGGAGGGCGGTCGGAGCGGCCCCGCGTACAGAGCGGTGCTTGCCGGCGACATGCACGTGGTGATCCGTGTGGTGGAGGCCGCCCGGGAGGCGGAGGAGCGAGATGCCGTCGCCTCCTTCCACGAGCTCGCCCGCCTCCGCCACCCGAACCTCCTTCCCCTCCTCGGTTACTGCATTCCGG GAGAGGAGAAGCTAGCTTTGTATGAGTACATGGATAGGGGAGATCTCCACCGCTGGCTCCACGAGCTCCCGGCGGGGCAACCCAACGTGGAGGACTGGACCAGCGACACGTGGGACCAGCAGGGCGGCGAGGAGAGGCGCGAGGCAGCAAAGTCCGCCGTGGCGGAGGTCGGAGACTGGCCGACGAGACATCGCATCGCCCTCGGCATTGCGCGGGCCCTTGCGTTTCTCCACCAGGGGTGGGTGGGCACCACTCGCGGCGTAATCCACGGGCATCTCGTCCCGGCCAACGTCCTCCTCGGTAACGACCTGGAGCCGCGGGTGGCTGATTTCGGCGGAGCCGCTGCAGGGAACTCGGGCACGGCGGAGGGCGACGTGTACGACTTCGGGATATTGGTGATGGAGCTGATAACGGGGATGGAAGGGTGGTCGGAGGAGGCGGTGAGTTGGGCCAGAGGACTGGTCCGGACCGGCCATGCGGCGGAGGCAGTGGATCCTCGGCTACGGGTTGCCGGCCCGGAAGATGAGAAAGAGGTCGTCGAGTGTCTCCGCGTCGGCTATCTCTGCACCGCGCCATCTCCGGACAAGCGCCCCACCATGCAGCAGGTTGTCGGGCTCCTCAAAGACATAcgtccatcctcctcctcctccccaggcGGCGGCGCCACCACCTCGTCGGCGATATCTTCCTCCTAA